One window of Acidobacteriota bacterium genomic DNA carries:
- the tuf gene encoding elongation factor Tu (EF-Tu; promotes GTP-dependent binding of aminoacyl-tRNA to the A-site of ribosomes during protein biosynthesis; when the tRNA anticodon matches the mRNA codon, GTP hydrolysis results; the inactive EF-Tu-GDP leaves the ribosome and release of GDP is promoted by elongation factor Ts; many prokaryotes have two copies of the gene encoding EF-Tu), with amino-acid sequence YILTKEEGGRHTPFFKGYRPQFYFRTTDVTGSADLPADVEMVMPGDNVNLEVTLIAPIAMEKGVRFAIREGGRTVGAGTVTEIIE; translated from the coding sequence TGTACATCCTGACGAAGGAGGAGGGTGGCCGCCACACTCCGTTCTTCAAGGGGTACCGTCCTCAGTTCTACTTCCGTACGACGGATGTGACGGGTTCGGCGGATCTTCCGGCGGACGTGGAGATGGTGATGCCGGGTGACAACGTGAACCTGGAGGTGACGTTGATCGCTCCCATCGCGATGGAGAAGGGCGTTCGGTTCGCGATCCGCGAGGGTGGCCGGACCGTGGGCGCCGGCACCGTGACGGAGATCATCGAGTAA
- the rpsJ gene encoding 30S ribosomal protein S10, which yields MVNEKIRIRLKAYDYRVLDSSAHEIVDTARRTGARVVGPIPLPTHISRYTVNRSPHVDKKSREQFEVRTHKRLLDIFEPTSQTVDALMKLELPAGVDVEIKAFGK from the coding sequence ATGGTCAACGAAAAGATCCGCATTCGCCTGAAGGCGTACGACTACCGGGTGCTCGATTCGTCGGCACACGAGATCGTCGACACCGCCCGCCGTACCGGCGCCAGAGTTGTCGGCCCGATTCCGCTGCCGACCCACATCTCGAGGTACACCGTCAATCGGTCGCCTCATGTGGACAAGAAGTCTCGGGAGCAGTTCGAGGTGCGAACTCACAAGCGGCTGCTGGACATTTTCGAGCCCACCAGCCAGACCGTCGACGCGCTGATGAAGCTGGAGCTTCCCGCCGGCGTGGACGTCGAGATCAAGGCGTTCGGTAAGTAA